Genomic DNA from Polycladomyces subterraneus:
AAGATACATGCTACTCGCGTCGCTCGTACAATTGACAATCCCCGTATTTACTCCGCAACCTTTTTCCTGTTGTTCCCAATCAATCGGAAAAAGGTTTTTTTATTCGTGGTAGGTGGCTATTTGCGATTCACCCAGTGGATCGCTGCCTTGAGCGCACGGGCTTTGTCCATCGTCTCCTGATACTCCGCCTCAGGATCTGAATCGGCAACGATCCCGCCTCCCACGTGAAAAAAGGCTTGTCCCTTCCGACAAATCACTGTGCGGATCACCATGCTGAGATCCATTGTCCCACGGACGTCCAAATAACCGATCCCGCCGGAATAAATCCCCCGTACCGTCGGTTCTAACCGATCCAAAATCTCCATCGCGCGAATCTTGGGCGCACCCGTCATCGAACCGCCGGGAAACGCGGCCTGCAACGCGTCCACGGCGTGCAGGTCTTCCCGCAACCTGCCTTCTACTGTGGACACCAGTTGATGAACGGTGGCGTAAGATTTCACCGCAAGCAACTCCGGCACGCGCACACTGCCGGGATCCGCAACTCTGCCCAGATCATTGCGCACGAGATCGACGATCATCACGTTTTCGGCCCGATCTTTTTCATGCGTGGCTAACTCGTTGGCCAATCGCGCGTCCTCCTCCGGGGTACGTCCCCGCGGACGTGTTCCTTTGATCGGACTGCTGTCCACCATGCGATCGGCACGCACACGTAAAAAGCGCTCCGGAGAGGAAGAGACCACTTCTGTTTCTCCCAACTTGAGATAACACGAAAAAGGTGCGGGATTGATCCGGCGCAATACGCGATACAAATCCCAACCATCCGTCGACAAATCGGCAGTGACCAAGTGCGTCAAACAAGCTTGGTAAATATCCCCGTCCGCAATATGGCGTTGAATGCTTTCGATTTTGCGCAGATATTGATCACGGCTCACCATGTAGCGAAATGCCGACTCATCTATACTGATCCCGTTGCAATCGGGCCATGCACGGGTGGAGAGGGGACACTGAGCGGCGCGCAAGAGAGCGGTTTCCCATTCGTTTAGCGTTCGTTCCACGTCAGCAGCGGTTTCTCCGTCCAACCGCCATTTGCAGAGCCAAACCCGTCGTTCCGCATGGTCAAATACCATCACTTTGTCAAACCACATCCAGCACATTTCCGGCAAGCCGAACGGATCGGCGCCAGTCTGCGGCAGTTGCTCCACATACCGTTTCATCTCATAGCCCACATACCCAACACCGCCGGCCAAAAAAGGTATATCCGGCAATGGGACGTCCGTAATCGAC
This window encodes:
- the pabB gene encoding aminodeoxychorismate synthase component I, whose protein sequence is MSIEVRLFPYEIEPECVFARLYGSCTYAFWLDGQGSDRSGRFSWMGGDPFLLMSTRDGRTTMTRNGQVRRYGDHPFALLKSLAQSWSITDVPLPDIPFLAGGVGYVGYEMKRYVEQLPQTGADPFGLPEMCWMWFDKVMVFDHAERRVWLCKWRLDGETAADVERTLNEWETALLRAAQCPLSTRAWPDCNGISIDESAFRYMVSRDQYLRKIESIQRHIADGDIYQACLTHLVTADLSTDGWDLYRVLRRINPAPFSCYLKLGETEVVSSSPERFLRVRADRMVDSSPIKGTRPRGRTPEEDARLANELATHEKDRAENVMIVDLVRNDLGRVADPGSVRVPELLAVKSYATVHQLVSTVEGRLREDLHAVDALQAAFPGGSMTGAPKIRAMEILDRLEPTVRGIYSGGIGYLDVRGTMDLSMVIRTVICRKGQAFFHVGGGIVADSDPEAEYQETMDKARALKAAIHWVNRK